The stretch of DNA GCATTCGGCCATGCCGGCAAGCGCCTTGGCATTCTCGGGATCGGCCTGCATCACGGCGCCGTAGAGCTGAGCGGCCTCGTCGATATTGCCGGTGGCAAGCAGTTCCGCCGCTTCCGCAACCACCGCTTCGATTTCGGCCGCCTCGTCGGCGCCGGCCGGACCGGCGATCCGGTCGATGAACTGCTGGATCTGGCTTTCCGGCACCGCGCCCATGAAACCGTCGGCGGGACGGCCGTTGACGAAGGCGATGACGGCGGGGATCGACTGGATGCCGAGCTGACCGGCGATCGAGGGATGGTCGTCGATATTCATCTTGACCAGCCGAACGCGGCCCTTGGCTTCGTTGATGACCTTTTCCAAGACCGGCGTCAGCTGCTTGCACGGGCCGCACCAGGGTGCCCAGAAATCGACCAGTACCGGCTGCTTGCGCGATTCCTCGATGACGTCCTTGGCGAAATTCGCGGTCGTCGTCTCCGTGATGTAGCTGCCGGCCGCAGCCGCGGGTTCCGGCGCAGCACCGAAGTTTGTCGTCGCCGTCATCTGATTTCCGAAGGAAGCATTATAGGGGTTGTCGCTGCCGCTCATAGGTATCTCCCGCCGCGCCGATCCTGCCGGCGTCTTTGCTAAAGCATGTCGCGCAAAACTGTGTGGCGGTTTTGCGATAAAGGCATGCGCAAAACCAAAGACTAAAGCGCGGCAGGCGAATCTAAAAGATCGAGACGCGCTTTAGCGCTAAAATCGTATGTCAGGACGTCACTTTCAAGACAAGTGGCTTATGTCCCGTCGCTTCCATGAAACGGATAAGATCGCTGCTCGCAATCGAGGTCGTCGCATCATTGGATAGCGGATGGCAGTTGACGATCTCGTACGCCATCAGCTCGGCATCGAGCACGAAGGTGACATTCTCAGCGGTATCGTTGATCGCGCCGAAGGCCGTCACCGAACCCGGAGCGACGCCGAGATACTCCATCAGCTTCTCCGGTCTGCCAAAGGAAACCCGGCCCGACCCGCCGATCGCATTATGCACCTGCTTGAGGTCGACGGCAGCATTTTCCTCCACGGTCAGCAGAAAATACCTGTCCTTCTTGTCTTTGACGAACAGGTTCTTGGTGTGGCCACCGGGGATTTCATCGCGCAGCGACACCGATTCCGCCACGGTGAAAACAGGCGCATGATCGACCGTCTTATGGGCGATCCCGAGCCCGTCGAGAAAGGCAAACAATTCTTCTCTTGTCTTCGGGGCATTTTCGGACATCGGGCAATCCATTGGACAGGAAGGGAAAAAAGCGAGGCGTCCTGATTAAGGCGGTCCACATCGTTTGGCAATCTTTGCGACCGACGCTTTGCCCCGCATTTGCGGCCTTTCTGCCGGGCGTCAGCGAACACCAGAATTTTTCTTCGCCTCTCCGTCATTTCCCTGTTGCATTTGAAAACCCGTTAGGCCATATAGCGCCGGTCGCCGCGAGGCGGCGCCCACGGTCCAACAACTACCCCGGACCGATGTGGATTGAGCGGGTGTAGCTCAGGGGTAGAGCACAACCTTGCCAAGGTTGGGGTCGAGGGTTCGAATCCCTTCGCCCGCTCCAGTTTCTCAAATAAAATTAAATGTCTGCTTAGCGCCGGGATAGACGCCCTTGCGCCAACGCACGGCAAGAGCAGATTTGACGCCTTGCGCTGCTCCGAGCTCATTTTGGCAGGAATCCATGAGCTGGATAACCATTCTCGAAGAATACGACGATAGCCTCTGAGTGGGTGGGCGCATCGACTTACTGTTCGGCGAACCTGTCGAGGCGCTGCGCTGAATTCATCGGCCAGCCAGACCCCCACCATAATCTATATAGCACTTCGGAATCCCGAAATTGGTTGCGGTGTTGAAATCATTGGATGTTTCCTCGCGGCGACACCACCCAAAACGCGACGAATTTCGGGATCCCGAAGCGGGGAAATTTCGGGATCCCGAAGTGGGATTTTTTCTTTATGGCGATGCGGCCGCGTTTGTCGGCAACAATCGGCCCGCGGCATCCGACGGAAGAAACCGAGCCGGTCGGAGGCTCACCGATTACGGCACTTTCGACCTCGACGCCGGCTTAGAAGATCAAGATTGTAATTTATTTTGGTTGATTGGTTCGTTTGTAAACTTATTGTCGAGGCAAAAGGACGCGTCTGCGGATCGGATCCCGAATGTTCAGTTTATCGCAGCACAACTCAGTCGACCGACACAGATCCGCACCCGGCGCGTCGATACCGGCGCTGGAGCCGGGTTGCCAGCATCGCCCATAACTTTCTGACTGCTCCCAACATCAACTGAGGTTTCCCATGCGCATCGCCGTCGGTGGCATTCATATCGAATGCAGCACATACAACCCCGTCCTGAACGAGGAGAAGGATTTCCGCGTGCTGCGCGGCGCGGCGCTGCTGGAAGCGCCGTATTTCGCCTTCCTCAGGGATTACGCTGCCGAATTTCTGCCGACGATCCATGCCCGCGCCATCGCCGGCGGCCCGGTTTCGCGTGCCACCTACGAGGCCTTCAAGGGTGAATTCCTCGAGCGGCTGAAGCCGATGCTGCCGCTTGACGGTCTCTATCTCGCCATGCACGGCGCCATGTATGTCGAGGGCATGGAGGATGCGGAAGGCGACTGGATCAGCGCGGCCCGTGCGCTGGTCGGCAAGGATTGCACGGTCTCGGCAAGCTACGATCTGCACGGCAACGTCACGCAACGCATCATCGATGCGCTCGATATCTATTCCACCTACCGCACTGCGCCGCATATTGATGTCGAAGAGACGATGCGCCGCTCCGTTTCCATGCTGGTAAAGAGCCTGAAAACCGGCGAGAGGCCGGTCGTGCTCTGGG from Rhizobium leguminosarum bv. trifolii WSM1325 encodes:
- a CDS encoding YbaK/prolyl-tRNA synthetase associated region (PFAM: YbaK/prolyl-tRNA synthetase associated region~KEGG: rec:RHECIAT_CH0004263 hypothetical protein) yields the protein MSENAPKTREELFAFLDGLGIAHKTVDHAPVFTVAESVSLRDEIPGGHTKNLFVKDKKDRYFLLTVEENAAVDLKQVHNAIGGSGRVSFGRPEKLMEYLGVAPGSVTAFGAINDTAENVTFVLDAELMAYEIVNCHPLSNDATTSIASSDLIRFMEATGHKPLVLKVTS
- a CDS encoding thioredoxin (TIGRFAM: thioredoxin~PFAM: Thioredoxin domain~KEGG: ret:RHE_CH03979 thioredoxin protein), which translates into the protein MSGSDNPYNASFGNQMTATTNFGAAPEPAAAAGSYITETTTANFAKDVIEESRKQPVLVDFWAPWCGPCKQLTPVLEKVINEAKGRVRLVKMNIDDHPSIAGQLGIQSIPAVIAFVNGRPADGFMGAVPESQIQQFIDRIAGPAGADEAAEIEAVVAEAAELLATGNIDEAAQLYGAVMQADPENAKALAGMAECMIAANQHHRAREILTELPEELAKDAGIQAVLMKLEQIEEARKLGDPVALERELAANPDDHEARIKLAKIRNVEGRRDEAADHLLLIMRKDRAFDDDGARRQLLQFFEVWGFKDPATVAARRKLSAMLFS